A stretch of Besnoitia besnoiti strain Bb-Ger1 chromosome V, whole genome shotgun sequence DNA encodes these proteins:
- a CDS encoding hypothetical protein (encoded by transcript BESB_062940), with the protein MLASASFPLRSARRLCPSLSARLNSLSASRSTSSHAACPVNHARRAFSGASQFHRRGLAMHPGSFFRLSLARLSTGSLPSSPPASSFFRAPSSASHSGSSASGRPSSEAGIAVQRIRDSDLFAVFQNAAEALGAAGDDAGAQNKRGRTVSTQRLFQALVRSGILERELAGEAKETVKAKNAPAVEFRQLCEFYESGRFYENWGGGARIMKLLGVKGLAPPGGNLKGGIIDATPKSMNYEEFRAFTNAVRVWLRDEVSPVPLSGRVMRATNNSARVLP; encoded by the exons ATGTTGGCTTCGGCGTCGTTTCCGCTCCGCAGTGCTCGTCGCTTGtgtccttctctctctgcacgctTGAACTCGttgtctgcctcgcgctccacCTCCAGTCATGCTGCGTGTCCAGTGAATCATGCGCGGAGAGCCTTCTCCGGCGCCTCCCAGTTCCACCGACGAGGGCTTGCGATGCACCCGGGTTCCTTCTTTCGGTTGTCTCTGGCTCGTTTGTCGACAGGGTCCCTTCCATCGTCTCCACCGGCGTCTTCATTctttcgcgcgccctcctctgcgtcgcatTCTGGCTCTTCTGCGAGCGGCAGGCCTTCGTCGGAGGCTGGGATCGCTGTGCAACGCATTCGAGACTCTGATCTGTTCGCAGTTTTCCagaacgccgcggaggctctaggcgcggcaggagacgacgcgggcgctcAGAATAAGCGCGGGCGAACGGTGTCCACTCAGCGGCTCTTCCAAGCCCTGGTGCGGTCCGGTATTCTAGAACGAGAACTTGCTGGCGAAGCCAAGGAGACAGTGAAAGCCAAAAACGCGCCCGCTGTCGAGTTCCGGCAGCTCTGCGAGTTCTACGAGAGCGGACGTTTCTACGAAAActggggaggaggcgctcggaTTATGAAGTTATTAGGTGTCAAAGGCCTTGCGCCTCCTGGCGGGAACTTGAAAGGGGGAATCATCGATGCCACGCCAAAGAGCATGAACTACGAAGAATTCAGAGCTTTCACAAAC GCTGTGCGCGTTTGGTTGCGCGACGAAGTCAGCCCTGTGCCTCTCAGCGGCCGCGTGATGAGGGCAACGAACAATTCGGCTCGTGTCCTCCCCTGA